A single genomic interval of Amycolatopsis albispora harbors:
- a CDS encoding LysR family transcriptional regulator, with translation MLDFRRMQVLNAVITSGSISAAARSLGYTPSALSQQLSTLEREAGTPLLERAGRGVRPTPAGRLLAEHAEVLGNQLLRAEAALAELKDGRTGSLSIRYFATAGAALVPPAVAAVRRDFPGVRLSLKLTEPEDPLPAVESGETDFAIVVVPRQGRPAKNVDLFPLLDDPYRAVLPKWHPLASKEVIELAELGGEPWVGIEPLGPCLDILLGACAEAGFKPEFAVESEDYATAQGFVAAGLGVMLIPELGLGSPHPDVVVRPVVRPDVVRCIHAAVAWHARELPVVRHLVDGLRAASVRAGTAR, from the coding sequence ATGCTCGACTTCCGTCGCATGCAGGTGCTGAACGCCGTGATCACCAGCGGTTCGATCTCCGCGGCGGCCCGCAGCCTCGGCTACACGCCGTCGGCGCTGAGCCAGCAGCTGTCCACCCTGGAACGCGAAGCGGGCACGCCCCTGCTCGAACGCGCGGGCCGCGGCGTGCGCCCCACCCCGGCCGGCCGCCTGCTCGCCGAGCACGCCGAAGTACTGGGCAACCAGCTTTTGCGGGCAGAAGCAGCGTTGGCCGAGCTGAAGGACGGGCGGACCGGCAGCCTGTCCATCCGGTACTTCGCCACCGCGGGCGCGGCGCTGGTCCCGCCCGCGGTCGCCGCCGTGCGCCGCGACTTCCCCGGGGTCCGGCTCAGCCTGAAGCTGACCGAGCCGGAGGACCCGCTGCCCGCGGTCGAGTCCGGCGAGACCGACTTCGCCATCGTCGTGGTGCCGCGCCAGGGCAGGCCCGCGAAGAACGTCGACCTGTTCCCGCTGCTCGACGACCCGTACCGGGCTGTGCTGCCCAAGTGGCACCCGCTGGCCTCGAAGGAGGTCATCGAGCTGGCCGAGCTGGGCGGCGAACCGTGGGTCGGCATCGAACCGCTCGGGCCCTGCCTCGACATCCTGCTCGGCGCCTGCGCCGAAGCTGGGTTCAAGCCGGAGTTCGCGGTCGAATCCGAGGACTACGCCACCGCGCAGGGCTTCGTCGCGGCCGGGCTCGGCGTGATGCTGATCCCCGAGCTGGGCCTCGGCTCACCGCACCCGGACGTGGTGGTGCGCCCGGTGGTCCGGCCGGACGTGGTCCGCTGCATCCACGCCGCGGTGGCCTGGCACGCGCGTGAGCTGCCGGTGGTCCGCCACCTGGTCGACGGCCTGCGGGCGGCGTCGGTCAGAGCAGGAACAGCTCGGTGA
- the guaA gene encoding glutamine-hydrolyzing GMP synthase, producing the protein MNSSTGPVLVVDFGAQYAQLIARRVREAQVYSEVVPHTAAVDELLAKNPSAIILSGGPSSVYEEGAPAMDPALVEAGVPVFGICYGFQLLAQALGGTVEATGAREYGRTEVKVTGDGGVLHEELPTRHPAWMSHGDSVTKAPEGAVVTATSEGAPVAGFENTERRIAGVQYHPEVGHSPHGQEVLRRFLHEIAGIRPQWTTASIVEDQIAAISAQVGAGRAICGLSGGVDSAVAATLVQRAIGDRLTCVFVDHGLLRSGERTQVERDFVAATGVNLVTVDARERFLDALAGVTDPEQKRKIIGREFIRVFEQAERDLKAQGDYRFLVQGTLYPDVVESGGGAGTSNIKSHHNVGGLPEDLAFELVEPLRLLFKDEVRRVGLELGLPETIVHRQPFPGPGLGIRIIGEVTADRLATLRAADAIAREELTAAGMDRDIWQCPVVLLADVRSVGVQGDGRTYGHPVVLRPVSSEDAMTADWTRLPYEVLERISTRITNEVAEVNRVVLDVTSKPPGTIEWE; encoded by the coding sequence GTGAACAGCAGCACCGGGCCGGTGCTCGTGGTGGACTTCGGGGCGCAGTACGCGCAGCTGATCGCGCGGCGCGTCCGCGAGGCCCAGGTCTACTCCGAGGTGGTACCGCACACCGCCGCAGTCGACGAGCTGCTGGCGAAGAACCCGTCCGCGATCATCCTTTCGGGTGGACCGTCCAGTGTGTACGAAGAGGGCGCGCCCGCGATGGATCCGGCGCTGGTCGAGGCCGGGGTGCCGGTGTTCGGCATCTGCTACGGCTTCCAGCTGCTGGCACAGGCGCTGGGCGGCACCGTGGAGGCGACCGGGGCGCGCGAGTACGGCCGCACCGAGGTCAAGGTCACCGGTGACGGTGGTGTCTTGCACGAGGAGTTGCCGACGCGCCACCCGGCGTGGATGAGCCACGGCGACAGCGTGACCAAGGCCCCCGAGGGCGCGGTGGTCACCGCCACCTCCGAAGGCGCGCCGGTGGCCGGGTTCGAGAACACCGAGCGCCGCATCGCCGGCGTGCAGTACCACCCCGAGGTGGGGCACTCCCCGCACGGGCAGGAGGTGCTGCGCCGGTTCCTGCACGAGATCGCCGGCATCCGTCCACAGTGGACAACCGCGTCCATTGTGGAGGACCAGATCGCCGCGATCTCCGCCCAGGTCGGTGCCGGCAGGGCGATCTGCGGGCTGTCCGGCGGGGTGGACTCGGCGGTGGCCGCCACCCTGGTGCAGCGCGCCATCGGCGACCGGCTCACCTGCGTTTTCGTCGACCACGGCCTGCTGCGCTCGGGCGAGCGCACCCAGGTCGAGCGGGACTTCGTCGCCGCGACCGGGGTGAACCTGGTCACCGTGGACGCCCGTGAGCGGTTCCTCGACGCACTCGCCGGGGTCACCGATCCCGAGCAGAAGCGCAAGATCATCGGCCGCGAGTTCATCCGCGTGTTCGAGCAGGCCGAGCGCGACCTCAAGGCGCAGGGCGACTACCGGTTCCTGGTGCAGGGCACGCTCTACCCGGACGTGGTCGAGTCCGGCGGCGGCGCGGGCACCTCGAACATCAAGAGCCACCACAACGTCGGCGGCCTGCCGGAGGACCTGGCGTTCGAACTGGTCGAGCCGCTGCGGCTGCTGTTCAAGGACGAGGTGCGCCGGGTCGGCCTCGAGCTGGGCCTGCCGGAGACGATCGTGCACCGGCAGCCGTTCCCCGGGCCGGGGCTGGGCATCCGGATCATCGGCGAGGTCACCGCGGACCGGCTGGCCACGCTGCGGGCGGCGGACGCGATCGCGCGCGAGGAGCTGACCGCGGCCGGGATGGACCGCGACATCTGGCAGTGCCCGGTGGTGCTGCTGGCGGACGTGCGCAGCGTCGGCGTGCAGGGCGACGGGCGGACCTACGGGCACCCGGTGGTGCTGCGGCCGGTGTCCAGTGAGGACGCGATGACCGCGGACTGGACCCGCCTGCCGTACGAGGTGCTCGAGCGCATCTCCACCCGGATCACCAACGAGGTGGCCGAGGTGAACCGCGTGGTGCTGGACGTGACGAGCAAGCCGCCGGGCACCATCGAGTGGGAGTAA
- a CDS encoding ATP-binding protein, with amino-acid sequence MGDVPEQVQRTHEAAPPEAETVVIPAPRSAVAEAGPPKMYRRRSGRAVAGVAGGLADHLGVRVLWVRMTFALLGGLGGVGLFAYGLLWVFVPQNAKEEKKEGTAKDRQQAFGLIALGVGLSVAGGALSGLFSGWVAAPLTVALIGAAVVWREADESQRRRWRAGAKTGVVGTLSGAGGWSAAIRILAGAALVMTGVGVVLLRSGSMEQIQFALLAVLATLIGVAVLTVPFWVRMVRDLGEERRARIRTEERAEIAAHLHDSVLQTLALIQKQSGDPREVARLARGQERQLRSWLYGPSGYGDKEKSGSEGLAQSGGRLSEAIATACGEVEDSFAISVQQVVVGEAELDEPLTALVQAAREAIVNAAKHAGVDEVSVYAEVEPTAVTVFVRDRGKGFDPDAVPDDRHGLADSIRGRMERNGGKCRLRTAPGEGTEVQLEMPLKVGKVA; translated from the coding sequence ATGGGCGACGTGCCAGAACAGGTCCAGCGAACCCACGAAGCGGCGCCGCCGGAGGCGGAGACCGTGGTGATCCCCGCGCCGCGCTCGGCCGTCGCGGAGGCGGGCCCGCCCAAGATGTACCGGCGGCGGTCCGGCCGCGCGGTGGCCGGTGTGGCCGGCGGCCTCGCCGACCACCTCGGCGTCCGCGTGCTGTGGGTGCGGATGACCTTCGCCCTGCTCGGCGGGCTGGGCGGGGTCGGCCTGTTCGCCTACGGGCTGCTCTGGGTGTTCGTGCCGCAGAACGCCAAGGAGGAGAAGAAGGAGGGCACCGCCAAGGACCGCCAGCAGGCGTTCGGGCTGATCGCGCTCGGCGTCGGCCTGTCGGTGGCCGGGGGTGCGCTGAGCGGGTTGTTCAGCGGCTGGGTGGCCGCGCCGCTGACGGTCGCGCTGATCGGCGCGGCGGTGGTCTGGCGGGAGGCCGACGAGTCGCAGCGCCGCCGCTGGCGCGCCGGGGCGAAAACGGGTGTGGTCGGCACGCTGTCCGGGGCGGGCGGCTGGTCGGCGGCGATCCGCATCCTGGCCGGGGCGGCGCTGGTGATGACCGGGGTCGGGGTGGTGCTGCTCCGCTCGGGGAGCATGGAGCAGATCCAGTTCGCGTTGCTCGCGGTGCTGGCCACGCTGATCGGGGTGGCGGTGCTGACCGTGCCGTTCTGGGTGCGGATGGTCCGCGACCTCGGGGAGGAGCGCCGGGCCCGCATCCGCACCGAGGAACGCGCCGAGATCGCCGCGCACCTGCACGACTCGGTGCTGCAGACGCTCGCGTTGATCCAGAAGCAGTCGGGTGACCCGCGGGAGGTCGCGCGGCTGGCCAGGGGGCAGGAGCGGCAGCTGCGCAGCTGGCTGTACGGGCCGTCGGGGTACGGGGACAAGGAGAAGTCGGGGTCGGAGGGGCTCGCGCAGTCCGGGGGACGGCTGTCCGAGGCCATCGCGACCGCGTGCGGGGAAGTGGAGGACAGCTTCGCGATCTCGGTCCAGCAGGTGGTGGTCGGGGAGGCCGAGCTGGACGAGCCGCTGACCGCGCTGGTGCAGGCCGCGCGGGAGGCCATCGTCAACGCGGCCAAGCACGCCGGGGTGGACGAGGTCAGCGTGTACGCCGAGGTGGAGCCGACGGCGGTGACGGTTTTTGTGCGCGACCGGGGGAAGGGCTTCGATCCGGACGCGGTGCCGGACGACCGGCATGGCCTCGCGGACTCGATCCGGGGGAGGATGGAGCGCAACGGCGGCAAGTGCCGCCTGCGCACCGCCCCTGGCGAGGGCACCGAGGTGCAGTTGGAGATGCCGCTCAAGGTTGGGAAGGTCGCGTGA
- a CDS encoding aldehyde dehydrogenase family protein: MEEAFTPEPRPAWIAGLPEQGASTLEVTHPFDGSEVATVAVPGPEQVERAVAKAAAVAAEFRRRPAHQHAAVLEHVSRALTERAEEIAEVITAENGKPLKWSEVEVRRAISVFRIAAEEARRFDGQLQRLDTDEGGEGRLALVRRVPRGPVLGIAPFNFPLNLVAHKVAPALAVGAPIIVKPAPRTPLSALILGEILAETDLPDGAFSVLPLGNEETSALVADPRLPVVSFTGSGPVGWSIADAAARKHVVLELGGNAAAVVLADWPDLAGAARRIATFGNYQAGQSCIAVQRVIVERAVADEFVPVLTEAVRGLRTGDPYDTEVEVGPVVDEAAAARIVTWIGEAVDAGARVLTGGGRTGATVEPTLLTDVPPEAKVWAEEVFGPVLAISVVDSADAAFAAVNDSRYGLQAGVFTRDVGLAFRASAELETGGVIIGDVPSYRADQMPYGGVKGSGRGREGVPAAMADLTEEKVTVLTGITL; this comes from the coding sequence ATCGAGGAAGCGTTCACCCCCGAACCCCGTCCCGCCTGGATCGCCGGGCTGCCCGAGCAGGGCGCGAGCACGCTCGAGGTGACCCACCCGTTCGACGGCAGCGAGGTGGCCACGGTCGCCGTGCCCGGCCCGGAGCAGGTCGAGCGCGCGGTGGCGAAGGCCGCCGCGGTGGCCGCCGAGTTCCGCCGCCGCCCGGCGCACCAGCACGCCGCGGTGCTCGAGCACGTGTCGCGGGCGCTCACCGAACGCGCCGAGGAGATCGCCGAGGTGATCACCGCGGAGAACGGCAAGCCGCTGAAGTGGTCGGAGGTCGAGGTGCGGCGCGCGATCTCGGTGTTCCGGATCGCCGCCGAGGAGGCCCGCCGGTTCGACGGGCAGCTGCAGCGGCTGGACACCGACGAAGGCGGTGAGGGCAGGCTGGCGCTGGTCCGGCGGGTGCCACGCGGACCGGTGCTCGGCATCGCGCCGTTCAACTTCCCGCTGAACCTGGTGGCGCACAAGGTCGCGCCCGCGCTCGCGGTCGGTGCGCCGATCATCGTCAAGCCCGCGCCGCGCACCCCGCTGTCGGCGTTGATCCTCGGGGAGATCCTGGCCGAGACGGACCTGCCGGACGGCGCGTTTTCCGTGCTGCCGCTGGGAAACGAGGAAACCTCGGCACTGGTGGCCGATCCCCGGCTGCCGGTGGTGTCGTTCACCGGCTCCGGCCCGGTCGGCTGGTCGATCGCCGACGCGGCCGCGCGCAAGCACGTGGTGCTCGAACTCGGCGGCAACGCGGCGGCCGTGGTACTGGCCGACTGGCCGGACCTCGCCGGGGCCGCGCGGCGCATCGCCACCTTCGGCAACTACCAGGCAGGCCAGTCGTGCATCGCGGTGCAGCGGGTGATCGTCGAGCGCGCCGTCGCCGACGAGTTCGTGCCCGTGCTGACCGAGGCGGTGCGCGGGCTGCGGACGGGCGACCCGTACGACACCGAGGTCGAGGTCGGCCCCGTGGTGGACGAAGCCGCGGCTGCCCGGATCGTTACCTGGATCGGTGAAGCCGTCGACGCGGGCGCGCGCGTGCTGACCGGTGGTGGCCGGACGGGCGCGACGGTCGAACCGACCTTGCTCACCGACGTGCCGCCGGAGGCAAAAGTATGGGCGGAAGAAGTGTTCGGGCCGGTGCTCGCGATTTCCGTGGTGGATTCCGCCGACGCCGCCTTCGCCGCGGTGAACGATTCGCGATACGGGCTCCAGGCAGGCGTTTTCACGCGTGATGTCGGGCTCGCCTTCCGCGCGTCGGCGGAACTGGAGACCGGCGGGGTGATCATCGGTGACGTGCCGTCCTACCGCGCCGACCAGATGCCGTATGGCGGGGTCAAGGGCTCGGGACGGGGCCGCGAAGGCGTGCCGGCGGCGATGGCGGACCTGACGGAGGAGAAGGTAACCGTACTGACCGGCATCACTCTTTAG
- a CDS encoding response regulator, with product MTDEAKQPVSVFLVDDHALFRAGVRTELESITEEVRVVGEAGSVAEAVAGIARTRPQVVLLDVHMPDGGGAEVLRRVRPELPDVVFLALSVSDAAEDVIAVIRAGARGYVTKTISSKELVRAVVRVSDGDAVFSPRLAGFVLDAFADRPGSAPISDPELDLLTPRERDVLRLLARGYAYKEIASELFISVKTVETHVSSVLRKTQLSNRYELSRWASDRRLV from the coding sequence GTGACGGACGAAGCGAAGCAGCCGGTTTCGGTGTTCCTGGTGGACGACCACGCTTTGTTCCGCGCGGGGGTGCGGACCGAGCTGGAGTCCATCACCGAGGAGGTGCGGGTGGTCGGCGAGGCGGGGTCCGTCGCCGAGGCGGTGGCGGGGATCGCGCGCACCCGCCCGCAGGTGGTGCTGCTCGACGTGCACATGCCGGACGGTGGTGGCGCCGAGGTGCTGCGCCGGGTCCGGCCGGAGCTGCCGGACGTGGTGTTCCTGGCGCTTTCGGTGTCGGACGCGGCCGAGGACGTGATCGCGGTGATCCGGGCGGGGGCCCGGGGGTATGTCACCAAGACGATCTCGTCGAAGGAACTGGTCCGGGCGGTGGTGCGCGTCTCCGACGGGGACGCGGTCTTCTCGCCGCGGCTGGCGGGCTTCGTGCTGGACGCCTTCGCCGACCGGCCCGGTTCGGCGCCGATCAGCGACCCCGAACTGGACCTGCTCACCCCGCGAGAGCGCGACGTGCTGCGGCTGCTCGCGCGCGGGTACGCCTACAAGGAGATCGCGTCGGAGCTGTTCATCTCGGTGAAGACGGTGGAGACGCACGTGTCGAGCGTGCTTCGGAAGACCCAGCTGTCCAACCGCTACGAGCTTTCCCGCTGGGCCTCCGACCGCCGCCTGGTCTGA
- a CDS encoding DMT family transporter, which yields MTETKTLLRMGALALMWGSSFFWIKLGLHAFSPVQLVLGRLVLGAGVLLLLCLLNRHRLPSDRRLWFHLAIAGLFHCALPFLLFAIGEQTVDSGITGVINATTPLWALLVALLWGMERRMGLAKGAGLVLGLAGTALIFAPWQASGLLSWGALACLAASASYGFVFVYEERYLSRSGSSPIVLAGTQMLLASGFILLAMPVGGTTPVHFDLGAFVAVAVLGVFSTGIAFAMNYRLLETEGAVAASTVGYLLPVVSVLLGSLFLSEQLDLRVMAGMVIVLAGVALTRVKRRAAHLELEPVPVEPAPAK from the coding sequence GTGACCGAAACGAAGACCCTGTTGCGGATGGGCGCGCTCGCACTCATGTGGGGGTCGAGCTTCTTCTGGATCAAGCTGGGGCTGCACGCGTTCTCGCCGGTGCAGCTCGTGCTGGGCAGGCTGGTGCTCGGGGCGGGGGTGCTCCTGCTGCTCTGCCTGCTCAACCGCCACCGGCTGCCGTCCGACCGGCGGCTGTGGTTCCACCTGGCCATCGCCGGGCTGTTCCACTGCGCGCTGCCGTTCCTGCTCTTCGCGATCGGCGAGCAGACGGTGGACTCCGGCATCACCGGCGTGATCAACGCGACCACGCCGCTGTGGGCGTTGCTGGTCGCGCTGCTGTGGGGGATGGAGCGCCGGATGGGCCTGGCGAAGGGCGCCGGGCTGGTGCTCGGGCTGGCGGGCACCGCGTTGATCTTCGCGCCGTGGCAGGCGTCCGGCCTGCTCAGCTGGGGTGCGCTGGCCTGCCTCGCGGCCTCGGCCAGCTACGGCTTCGTTTTTGTCTACGAGGAGCGGTACCTCTCGCGCAGCGGGTCGTCGCCGATCGTGCTGGCGGGCACGCAGATGCTGCTGGCCAGCGGGTTCATCCTGCTGGCGATGCCGGTCGGCGGTACCACGCCGGTGCACTTCGACCTCGGTGCCTTCGTCGCGGTGGCGGTGCTCGGCGTGTTCTCCACCGGTATCGCGTTCGCGATGAACTACCGGCTGCTGGAGACCGAGGGCGCGGTGGCCGCGTCGACGGTGGGGTACCTGCTGCCGGTGGTTTCGGTGCTGCTGGGGAGCCTGTTCCTCAGTGAGCAGCTGGACCTGCGGGTGATGGCCGGCATGGTGATCGTGCTGGCCGGCGTGGCGCTGACCAGGGTGAAGCGCCGGGCAGCCCACCTCGAACTGGAGCCGGTTCCCGTCGAACCGGCTCCGGCCAAGTAG
- a CDS encoding CHAT domain-containing protein: protein MAASTDSGATRRHRRPRAREAVLDQVAELHETAVRIRHAGREREAMRLFRRGLALLETISAEAETDARWLALHIELWIRLAYSEAEFGTVADGLARLDAVRPRLAELPEGPVQTELRGFMDHIHGTLLGRAGWDEASLPLMESAITHRRRLVAEAGDGDRERLTEALVASVSNRGLSFVILGRLAEARRDLDYASELAAEYDFPQKTAYLQHMLGDLEKRLGRLPQALYHYGEAERAYLELGPDMLYRLRIDQAQALLGAGLAVEAGRHLDEVLPQMRRQRVSQDLGEAELFRAAAALLEGDLQTAQQLAGSAQRRMRRRGTEGWATVAELLGLRVRTMRALSSGRVPAALVSTAGQLAARLSDLRLGEDAALARTLAAQLEVRRGRVDHASELLRRVPRPKPHTPLEHRMLLRLCKAELAAAQGNRRRAFAQARAGLAELGQARDRMGGLELVSGTALHGQELGDLAMRLVLDGGESATEARQLFNWLERTRAQMYRYEQVSGLENTQLVESIAEIRHVGHALREAKLDGRPVAGLQARYNELRHAATRLGWHAATRWGRPRPVATVEDVAARLGDRVLISFAASGDKLLAVVVHDGRVRIVRLGSAREAAERTRRLHADLNAMAPDHLAEPLLQAISASARKEADLLDAQLMRPLLGILGDREAVLVPTGALYAVPWNVLGSLRYRPIVVAPSATAWLAAAKPESDAEGTVLVRGPNLLAATGEIDKLAAHHRHATQYAAERADVRTVLDALDGVDLAHIAAHGSHEPDNALFSKLELADGALFAHEVAALRRPPRQVVLAACELALNLIRPGDEALGFAGALLASGTRTVVAAASRVGDHPAAAAMDDYHRALAANVPPATALADAVGVDPLRRPFICLGSGGS, encoded by the coding sequence GTGGCCGCTTCTACCGATTCCGGAGCGACCCGGCGGCACCGGCGTCCCCGTGCCCGCGAAGCGGTACTGGACCAGGTAGCCGAACTGCACGAAACGGCCGTGCGGATCCGGCACGCCGGCCGCGAACGCGAGGCGATGCGCCTGTTCCGGCGCGGTCTCGCCCTGCTGGAGACGATCTCCGCCGAAGCCGAAACCGACGCGCGCTGGCTCGCGCTGCACATCGAGCTGTGGATCCGGCTCGCCTACTCCGAAGCCGAGTTCGGCACCGTCGCCGACGGCCTCGCCCGCCTCGACGCGGTGCGCCCCCGGCTGGCCGAGCTGCCGGAGGGGCCGGTCCAAACCGAACTCCGCGGCTTCATGGACCACATCCACGGCACGCTGCTGGGCCGCGCGGGCTGGGACGAGGCCAGCCTGCCGCTGATGGAGTCGGCGATCACGCACCGCAGGCGGCTGGTCGCCGAAGCCGGCGACGGTGACCGCGAACGGCTGACCGAGGCGCTGGTGGCGTCGGTCAGCAACCGCGGTCTGTCCTTTGTCATTCTCGGCAGGCTCGCCGAAGCGCGGCGGGACCTCGACTACGCGAGCGAGCTGGCCGCGGAGTACGACTTCCCGCAGAAAACCGCCTACCTCCAGCACATGCTGGGCGATCTGGAGAAGCGGCTCGGCAGGCTGCCGCAGGCGCTGTACCACTACGGCGAAGCCGAGCGCGCCTATCTCGAACTCGGCCCCGACATGCTCTACCGGCTGCGGATCGACCAGGCGCAGGCGCTGCTCGGCGCCGGGCTGGCGGTGGAAGCCGGGCGGCACCTGGACGAGGTGCTGCCGCAGATGCGCCGCCAGCGGGTCAGCCAGGATCTCGGTGAGGCCGAGCTGTTCCGCGCGGCCGCCGCCCTGCTCGAAGGTGATCTGCAGACCGCGCAACAGCTCGCGGGCTCGGCGCAGCGGCGGATGCGGCGGCGTGGCACCGAGGGCTGGGCGACCGTCGCGGAGTTGCTCGGCCTGCGGGTGCGCACGATGCGCGCGCTGTCCAGCGGCCGGGTGCCCGCCGCGCTGGTGTCCACCGCGGGACAGCTCGCCGCGCGACTGTCCGATCTGCGCCTCGGCGAGGACGCCGCGTTGGCGAGAACCCTTGCCGCGCAACTGGAAGTGCGTCGCGGCCGGGTCGACCACGCGAGTGAGCTGCTGCGCCGCGTGCCTCGCCCGAAGCCGCACACCCCGCTCGAGCACCGCATGCTGCTGCGCCTGTGCAAGGCGGAACTGGCGGCGGCGCAGGGCAACCGGCGCCGGGCGTTCGCGCAGGCGCGGGCCGGGCTGGCCGAGCTGGGGCAGGCCCGTGACCGCATGGGCGGGCTGGAGCTGGTCTCCGGCACCGCGCTGCACGGCCAGGAATTGGGCGACCTGGCGATGCGGCTGGTGCTCGACGGCGGCGAGTCGGCCACCGAGGCCCGTCAGCTGTTCAACTGGCTGGAGCGCACGCGGGCGCAGATGTACCGCTACGAGCAGGTGTCGGGGCTGGAGAACACGCAGCTGGTCGAGTCGATCGCGGAGATCCGGCACGTCGGGCACGCGCTGCGCGAGGCCAAGCTGGACGGCAGGCCGGTCGCCGGGCTGCAGGCCCGCTACAACGAACTGCGGCACGCGGCGACGCGGCTCGGCTGGCACGCGGCGACCCGCTGGGGACGGCCGCGTCCGGTCGCCACGGTCGAGGACGTCGCGGCCCGCCTCGGCGACCGCGTGCTGATCAGCTTCGCGGCCTCCGGTGACAAGCTGCTCGCGGTGGTGGTGCACGACGGCCGGGTGCGGATCGTCCGGCTGGGCTCGGCACGCGAGGCCGCCGAGCGGACGCGGCGGCTGCACGCCGACCTGAACGCGATGGCGCCCGACCACCTGGCGGAGCCGCTGCTGCAGGCGATCTCGGCTTCGGCGCGCAAGGAGGCCGACCTGCTCGACGCGCAGCTGATGCGGCCGCTGCTGGGCATTCTCGGTGATCGCGAAGCCGTGCTCGTGCCGACGGGTGCGCTGTACGCGGTGCCGTGGAACGTGCTGGGCTCGCTGCGGTACCGGCCGATCGTGGTGGCCCCGTCGGCGACGGCGTGGCTGGCCGCGGCCAAGCCGGAGTCCGACGCCGAGGGCACCGTGCTGGTGCGCGGCCCGAACCTGCTGGCGGCGACCGGCGAGATCGACAAGCTGGCGGCCCACCACCGGCACGCCACGCAGTACGCGGCCGAGCGCGCCGACGTGCGCACGGTGCTCGACGCGCTCGACGGCGTGGACCTCGCGCACATCGCCGCGCACGGCTCACACGAGCCGGACAACGCGTTGTTCTCGAAGCTCGAACTGGCCGACGGCGCGCTGTTCGCGCACGAGGTCGCCGCGCTGCGAAGACCACCGCGGCAGGTCGTGCTGGCGGCCTGCGAACTCGCGCTGAACCTGATCCGGCCGGGCGACGAGGCGCTCGGCTTCGCCGGCGCGCTGCTGGCGAGCGGGACCCGCACCGTGGTCGCCGCGGCCAGCCGGGTCGGCGACCACCCCGCGGCCGCCGCCATGGACGACTACCACCGCGCGCTGGCCGCCAACGTGCCACCGGCCACCGCCCTCGCCGACGCCGTCGGGGTCGATCCCCTGCGCCGCCCGTTCATCTGCCTCGGCTCCGGCGGCTCCTGA
- a CDS encoding PspC domain-containing protein translates to MSGTSTQPPETSKPGLNGFEETVKDFWASRPRRPKQGRKVAGVAAGIGNRYGIDPVVVRVALVAATVFGGIGIGLYVVGWLLFADEHDEVSPIEGLIGRGQTSMNPAFTVVLACSLFFVIPWSFAGNWFDGGGFFGLGLILLALYLLHRSRGQFNRPAVPPAPGHDAGFTMTDGGTTVSSSPDAPPRWDPLGAAPFAWDLPDPHPAPVLADEPPAPPVPRRRTSPIGKVTFAVALVTAGVLTTLGISGVGWFSPAHIIGVTLGVLGVGLVAGALTGGGRGLIGLAVPLSIAGVALTAVPFHAVGGGVGNLDATPRSAAELRPVYEQTAGNIDLDLTELPPDTPVTATVRSSVGNSTVIVPDNADVQVTCESPVGDIECLGREHSGLGNAPITVTDQGSDGPGGPKYNLTVTTSAGNVEVRRG, encoded by the coding sequence ATGAGTGGGACATCGACGCAGCCGCCGGAAACTTCGAAACCGGGGCTGAACGGTTTCGAAGAGACCGTCAAGGACTTCTGGGCGAGCCGCCCGCGTCGGCCGAAGCAGGGGCGGAAGGTCGCCGGGGTGGCGGCCGGGATCGGCAACCGGTACGGCATCGACCCGGTGGTGGTGCGCGTGGCGCTGGTCGCCGCGACCGTGTTCGGCGGCATCGGCATCGGGCTGTACGTCGTCGGCTGGCTGCTGTTCGCCGACGAGCACGACGAGGTGTCACCGATCGAGGGCCTGATCGGCCGCGGCCAGACGTCGATGAACCCCGCCTTCACCGTGGTGCTGGCCTGCTCGCTGTTCTTCGTCATCCCGTGGTCGTTCGCGGGCAACTGGTTCGACGGCGGCGGGTTCTTCGGCCTCGGCCTGATCCTGCTGGCGCTGTACCTGCTGCACCGCAGCCGCGGCCAGTTCAACCGGCCCGCCGTGCCGCCCGCTCCGGGCCACGACGCGGGCTTCACCATGACCGACGGAGGTACCACCGTGTCCAGCAGCCCCGACGCGCCCCCGCGGTGGGACCCGCTCGGCGCGGCGCCGTTCGCCTGGGATCTGCCCGATCCCCACCCGGCGCCGGTGCTCGCCGACGAGCCACCGGCCCCGCCGGTCCCGCGCCGGCGCACCTCCCCGATCGGCAAGGTCACCTTCGCCGTGGCGCTGGTCACCGCGGGTGTGCTGACCACGCTCGGCATCTCCGGCGTGGGGTGGTTCAGCCCGGCGCACATCATCGGCGTGACGCTCGGTGTGCTCGGCGTCGGCCTGGTCGCCGGTGCGCTCACCGGCGGCGGGCGCGGCCTGATCGGGCTGGCCGTGCCGCTGTCCATCGCCGGGGTGGCGCTGACCGCGGTGCCGTTCCACGCCGTCGGCGGCGGGGTCGGCAATCTCGACGCCACGCCGCGGTCCGCGGCCGAGCTGCGCCCGGTCTACGAGCAGACCGCGGGCAACATCGATCTCGACCTGACCGAACTGCCCCCGGACACCCCGGTCACCGCCACCGTGCGCAGCTCGGTCGGCAACTCGACGGTGATCGTGCCGGACAACGCCGACGTGCAGGTCACCTGTGAGAGCCCGGTCGGGGACATCGAATGCCTCGGCCGCGAGCACAGCGGGCTCGGCAACGCGCCGATCACCGTGACCGACCAGGGCAGTGACGGCCCGGGCGGCCCGAAGTACAACCTGACCGTGACCACTTCGGCTGGCAACGTGGAGGTGCGCCGTGGCTGA